In Cyclopterus lumpus isolate fCycLum1 chromosome 9, fCycLum1.pri, whole genome shotgun sequence, a single genomic region encodes these proteins:
- the surf4l gene encoding surfeit 4, like has protein sequence MGHGDLMSRAEDVADQFLRGTKHYLPHVARLCLVSTFLEDGFRMWFQWAEQSEYIDSTWSCGRLLANIFVLLNLLGQLGGCVLILSRNFVQYACFTLFGVIGLQTVAYSILWDPKFLMRNLALGGGLLLLLAECRGENRTVFAGVPSLGHQSSPKNLLQLGGRVLLILMFMTLLHFDLSLFTILQNLVGSVLMVLVAVGFKTKLAALTLVAWLLCVNVTFNAFWSVPSYKPTHDFLKYDFFQTTSVIGGLLLVVALGPGGVSMDEKKKEW, from the exons atGGGACACGGAGACCTGATGAGCCGGGCGGAGGACGTAGCGGACCAG TTCCTACGGGGGACCAAGCACTACCTCCCCCACGTGGCCCGACTCTGCCTGGTCAGCACCTTCCTGGAGGACGGGTTCAGGATGTGGTTCCAGTGGGCGGAGCAGAGCGAGTACATTGACTCCACCTGGAGCTGCGGACGCCTCCTCGCCAACATCTTCGTCCTGCTCAACCTGCTGGGGCAGCTgg GAGGCTGTGTGTTGATCCTCAGTAGAAACTTTGTTCAGTACGCCTGCTTCACTCTGTTTGGGGTCATCGGCcttcag ACGGTGGCCTACAGCATCCTGTGGGACCCAAAGTTCCTGATGAG GAACCTGGCCTTGGGGGGgggcctgctcctcctcctggccgAGTGTCGGGGGGAGAACCGCACTGTGTTTGCAGGAGTTCCTTCTCTGGGACACCAGAGTTCTCCGAAGAACCTCCTGCAGCTGGGAGGAAGAgtgctcctcatcctcatgtTCATGACGCTGCTGCACTTTGACCTGAGCCTGTTTact ATCCTCCAGAACCTGGTGGGCTCGGTGCTCATGGTGCTGGTGGCGGTCGGCTTCAAGACCAAGCTGGCTGCTCTGACGCTGGTCGCCTGGCTGCTCTGCGTCAACGTCACCTTCAACGCCTTCTGGAGCGTCCCGTCATACAAGCCCACGCACGACTTCCTCAAGTACGACTTCTTCCAGACCACCTCGGTAATCGGGGGCTTGCTGCTGGTGGTGGCCCTAGGGCCTGGGGGGGTCTCCAtggacgagaagaagaaggagtggtga